GGGAAGAAACATGAGTtgtattttggacatgttaattTTGAAAGTCTCATTGATTATTTAGATTAAAATGTCCTATTAATAAATCAGTAATTCACCAATTATTTAATTAGCTTCCATTTTGAAGGAGATACATAGAAAACAGCAAAATTCAAGATTAATAGGACATGATTTTGGCATGATTAAGTACGTACAAAATCTACACAAAGCAGGTGGAAAATTACCTAAGAAAAGAAGATATTTGCATCTGGGAAGACTGAGAAATTCACCCACAGAAGATGAGACTTGTGCTAAGAGCTAAAGAAAGCTAGGTAACCCAAGGGGTAGAGGTAAAGAGAGAGCACCCAGCTGATAGTGAAAAGGACTGGAAATGGGCTGCAACATTTGGGTGAAGGGAAACAAGTAGACCCATAAGGCTGGATCATAGAGTGCGTGATGAGGAGTAATGTGAAAAAAGGGAGGAACAGGCTGGTTGATGATGAACTTTTGATGTCAAAAATTAGTTTATATTTGACTCCTCAAGTAGGAGAAATTCCCTAGACTTTATTGACCAGGGATGAGTCATGGCCTACCCTAGCTTTTAGGGAAATCAATAGATTTCTATAGATGGAGCATAAAAGATGTTTGCCTGACTGTCTTAAGGGAGAATGTATATTAGTTTTCATATGTCAACTTAACCCTTTCATAGCAAATGCTGATTTCATACATGAACATTACAAATAATGAATAATGAGTAAATCTATTTATTAtagacaacctggaaaatagagatGCAAGTAGTATAGAAAATCCAATATATACAGGAATCAGATGGCTTTCCAGTTGAGTGATGTAAGATACCAGTTCATCCAAGGGGAGGTGGAAGATCATATGTGATGAATAACAAAAAAACATGCAAATAGGACTGATGTAGGATAATCCCCAAAGGTAATTTGTTGCAgtttttttgtaaaagtgatagGGAGCAACTGGATTTCTTGGATGAGGTGTCAGGCCTCTTCTTCTAAAACATTACAACGGAGGTTTTGGATTTCCATAAACATGTGCACATACCCATTTGCGTATATGTTAATTTGAGGGTCTCCTATTTATGTATGTGGGTTGATATCattgaatttttctcatttcttgttTGCCTTGGCTCTTGATTGTCAAACTTTCTATTGCTACTAAATCGATGGGCGACTTTGAGGAGGTCCTATGACATCTTTAGACCCAAATctccttctctgtaaaaatgaaaggattggattgGAAAATCATTAAGATCGATGCCAGACTTAATTTACGTGAGTCTATAAGCTCTCTCAGACTCAATTTtcctacctgtaaaatggggaaaacaatgCTGTATCACATACCTAACAGGGTTACTCTGAAAATCTGATTGGATACAAAGTGACAAAGTCCTTGGCGTCAAGGTGTGATATCAAGTCACACAACTGATACattctagttatgtgaccataggcaagacTCTTGACTTCTCagtaaaaataatgttttgtgtccttcattctcacaGAAGACCATGACCTCTCAATACCTCCCAGATAACTCTTTAATACTTTAAATCACAGCTGAGTTTTGGGTTGTCAATGAGCATAATTGTAAATCAATGGAACCATTTTTAGGTCTACAATTTCCTAAATCAGAGTTAGGGAACCTTTTTTCCCACCAAGAGCCATTTGATATCTTTGACATCATTTGATTTCTATAATTTACCACTAAATGActtttagatttattgaattttgaatcctgccTGTGGTGTGATGatagtgccagaccaaatgatttcatagGCCTTATACAACCCTAGGCTGGATGTTATCTGCCCCTgccttatatcaatgaaattacaaatcctGATTATTCCTTATTGTATATATGAAACtatttaataataatggtaaGCTATCACCACCAGAGTCATAAacaccatcattattattaatatcattataaTTGCATAAAAGATGATGAGTTCTTGtaaaaagcttttaaaagatAGTAAGAGGGTGATTTCTCAATGTTCCGTATAAGTTTGTCAGTTTTAATCCTCATTTTTCTATCCTGAATATTTGAGATCTTGTTTATATATTGAAGCAGTGAGATGGGATGCTCTCTGAACTGCTCCcatatttaacttttaaagaaaagaaatgagatactcTTTTGCTTGGATGTTTTTCTCAACTACCTCAATAGAAGGCAAGACCTGACTCATGCACAGCTTTTTATAAAAACTGTCATGGCTTCTTTTACCTCCTTGTTTCTTAGACTGTAGATCAAGGGGTTCAGCATGGGGATCACGATACCGTAAAATACAGAGGCCACTTTATCATTCTCTTGTGACTCACTGGAAGAAGGTTGTAAATACATGTAACTACTTGTCCCATAGAAAATAGCAACGGCGGTTATGTGGGAGGCACAGGTGGAGAAGGCTTTGTGCCTCCCTTTGGCAGAGGGCATCCTTAAGATGGCAGAGAGTATGTAGATGTAGGATAAGAATACAACCAGCAAGGTGCTTACCAGGttaaaacccacaaaaatcagtATCAATataacattaaaatgaatattagagCAGGAAAGGATCAGGATTGGGGGCAAATCACAAAAGAAGTGATTGATAGCATTGGAATTGCAGAAGGACAGTGAAAGGAGAAATCCTGTGTGTGTGGTGGCATTCAAGGAACCCATAACATAAGATCCAGTGACTAACTGGATGCAGGCTCTCCGGGACATGATCACTGAATAACGGAGTGGGTTACAGATGGCCACATAACGATCTACAGCCATGGCAGCTAAAACATAACATTCAACTGTGGCAAATATACCATAAACATATAATTGTGCAATACACCCTGAGAATGAGATAGATTTATCGGAGACCAGGAAGTTTACTAATGTCTTAGGAGTGATAGCAGATGTGTAACAGAGGTCAGCAAAAGCTAAGTGttggaggaaaaaatacatgggCGTGTGAAGTCGAGTATCACACTTGATGAGCAGAATCATACCAACATTGCCCACTAGAGATGCAATGTAGATGATCAGAAACACAAGGAAGAGGATGTACTGTACTTCTTGTCGCACTGCAAACCCCAATAGAATGAACTCAGTCACGCTGGTGCCATTCCTTTGGATCATGGCTttcatttcatctgcaaatgaAGGCtaaagagaaaaggacaaaaagatagaaataacctcattaggaaaaaatagaatttagttCAATGTTGAGGCATTTTCTTTAAACAACTTACTATATTGAAATACTTTGTTTtcacatcatttttctttctgtaatgATCTTTCCCAAAGATTTCACCCCAGGATCCATGCCTGAAGAAGAAAGAGGCAAAAAGAGTTCAGGAAAATCAACCAATACACCTATCATGTTGAAGgatactctgattttttttttctctcatatcCTCTGATTTTTGTTATTATGGTTACCACACATGAGACAGTTTAGGAATCCTTGTGACTTTTAACCTAGTTCTTAAAGACATTTCACAGGGAGACCAGACAAATTTGTTCTCAGTACAGATGGCAAGAGAGGAGGACATATTTAGTCTCCCTGGTGCTGCTTTGAAGGAAAAGACTAAGAGATATTATTTATCTAGCAACCCAATGTTGGCAAAAATActttacattcatttatttttaaatttaaagctcACATTTCCCCAGGGATATTGGTGTTtctataatccccattttacagaagaggaaattaggcagaaagaggttaagtgtttTGGCACCACAGATGAATGAGACAAGTTTTGAACTTGATTTCTTGACATCACATTGAGCACTCTCTTTTACTGTATTACCTCTTTCTTGTTTGATACTTTCAAAATTGTGCAAAATActctaaaacaaaatattaatttttttattgatcctGGAGATGCTCTTggcaacatttttttctttgcctagTATGGGAAAAAATGAGTATGGATAGATAGTTAGATCCAGGTAATCATTGGTTGTTGGACCTGGAAAATGAGTCCGGAGGTGAAAGCCCTAAGATTGCtctgtttttaatttatgtttttttctttttgatttttgcagtgTTATGGGGTTAAgcatcttgcccaaggtcatacagttaagtgaCTATTAACTTTCTGTGGCCATATTTGATCTCAGGACCATCCAAAccccaggatcagtgctctatccactgtgccacctagctgctccttatgAGAGTACTCTTAGCAGGTAAGGTTAGCTCTGGACCCTAGAAAATAGAATGATGTGCATCTATGAGGAACTTCATTCATACTGTCAGAACTAAATGGGTATTAGAGATAGTCTAGCCACATCTCTTTGTAGTAACAGATTAGAAAGCAGAGACCTTGGGATGTTTCCATGAACTGACTAAGATCATACTAAATTAACTCCCATCTCTGAGCCATTGGCAGAAGTAGAATTAGAAGGGAGGTATCCTTTTATCCAGACATGGGcctgttgctttattttttcttttcttttcttttggagagTCTCCTTATCTTTCCCAGACTGGATTAAAACTATCAATCATCTTCTGTTGTCACTGGTAATTCCATTTTTGATGGGCTAGTCCAAATCTCCTCCTGAACCCTGATATTCTCTTGTTCTCCATAGCTCTCCATGACTCATTCTGCATCCAATTGACTCTAGCCCTTTTGTGGCTTAGCCCTTCCAAGCTTAAGATAAACATCAACTTCAGTCTTCAGTAAC
The Macrotis lagotis isolate mMagLag1 chromosome 3, bilby.v1.9.chrom.fasta, whole genome shotgun sequence genome window above contains:
- the LOC141516762 gene encoding putative olfactory receptor 5AK3; protein product: MIQRNGTSVTEFILLGFAVRQEVQYILFLVFLIIYIASLVGNVGMILLIKCDTRLHTPMYFFLQHLAFADLCYTSAITPKTLVNFLVSDKSISFSGCIAQLYVYGIFATVECYVLAAMAVDRYVAICNPLRYSVIMSRRACIQLVTGSYVMGSLNATTHTGFLLSLSFCNSNAINHFFCDLPPILILSCSNIHFNVILILIFVGFNLVSTLLVVFLSYIYILSAILRMPSAKGRHKAFSTCASHITAVAIFYGTSSYMYLQPSSSESQENDKVASVFYGIVIPMLNPLIYSLRNKEVKEAMTVFIKSCA